One Candidatus Nitrotoga arctica genomic window, CGTAAAAACTGGCAAAACCTTCCAGTTTGTCTAGCGCCCCGACCTGCTCGAAAACTTCTGCATATAGTTCGAGGGCGGTGTGGGCGGTGTAAATGCCGGCGCAGCCGCAAGCGGACTCTTTAGTATGCTGTGCATGCGGGGCGCTGTCGGTACCGAGGAAGAACTTTTTGTTGCCACTGGTGGCCGCCGCAAGCAATGCTTCACGATGTGTTTCGCGCTTCAATACTGGCAGGCAGTAATAGTGCGGATGGATGCCGCCACTGAGCATGGCATTGCGGTTGTATAGCAGGTGGTGCGCGGTGATAGTGGCAGCGATATTATCTGGCGCGCTTTGCACAAAATGTGCGGCGTCTATCGTGCTGATATGTTCGAACACCACGCGCAAATCGGGTAGGTCACGCAGTAGCGGTTGCAGCACGCGGGCTATGAATACTGCCTCGCGATCGAACACGTCTACCGCTGTATCGGTTACTTCGCCATGCATAAGCAGCGGCATACCACAATGTTGCATTTCTTCCAGTGCGGGATAGGTTTTGCGGATGTCAGTGACGCCCGAATCGGAGTTGGTGGTGGCGCCCGCAGGATAATATTTAACTGCATGCACTATGCCGCTTTGTTTTGCTGTACGAATCTCTTTCGCCGTAGTGTTGTCGGTTAGATATAGCGTCATTAACGGTTCGAAATGCGAACCTGTAGGTAGCGCAGCGAGAATGCGCGCGCGGTAGGCCTGCGCCTGTTCGGTAGTTGTAACCGGTGGGCGGAGGTTGGGCATGATGATGGCGCGGGCGAATTGGCGTGCGGTGTCGGGCAGAACGGAGTGCATTAACGACCCATCGCGCAAATGCAGGTGCCAGTCGTCAGGGCGGGTTAGTTTCAGTTCCATGGCAGATTTTTATCCGAATGTAAAAACGAGGTAAGTCCTGTATTAAGCTGAGGATTTGAGTGATAGGGCGCGTTGGTACAGTTCGTTACGCCCTGCTCCAGTAATACGCACGGCGAGCTGTACTGCCTGCTTGAGCGGCAATTCGTGCAACAACTCCGCCAATACATGTTCAGCGTCTGCATTTAATCCTTCCTGTTGCGCTGCCATGCCGGAAATCAACAATACGAATTCGCCTCGTTGGCGGTTGGGATCACCATTCAGCCAAACCAGTGCCTCGGCGAGGGAGCATCGTTGAATGCTCTCGAAAAGCTTGGTGATTTCGCGCGCAAATACAATTTGCCGGTCACCACCGAAAACGCTTTGCAGGTCAGACACGCATTCCAGTATGCGATGCGGGGCTTCGTAAAATATCAGGGTATAGGGTAAGGCGATCAGTTCTTGTAACGCGCGGCAACGTGCAGCTGCTTTATTGGGCAGGAACCCATAAAACAGGAAGTGCGGTGCGGGTAGGCCGGCGGCGGATAGGGCC contains:
- the rsmI gene encoding 16S rRNA (cytidine(1402)-2'-O)-methyltransferase: MHSGQKQKLECALYVVATPIGNLRDISLRALDVLISADTIAAEDTRNTSNLLMHYSIAANRLMALHQHNERAAAEKVIALLARGLSVALVSDAGTPAISDPGAILVAEVRAAGYRVTPIPGANAALAALSAAGLPAPHFLFYGFLPNKAAARCRALQELIALPYTLIFYEAPHRILECVSDLQSVFGGDRQIVFAREITKLFESIQRCSLAEALVWLNGDPNRQRGEFVLLISGMAAQQEGLNADAEHVLAELLHELPLKQAVQLAVRITGAGRNELYQRALSLKSSA
- the pyrC gene encoding dihydroorotase codes for the protein MELKLTRPDDWHLHLRDGSLMHSVLPDTARQFARAIIMPNLRPPVTTTEQAQAYRARILAALPTGSHFEPLMTLYLTDNTTAKEIRTAKQSGIVHAVKYYPAGATTNSDSGVTDIRKTYPALEEMQHCGMPLLMHGEVTDTAVDVFDREAVFIARVLQPLLRDLPDLRVVFEHISTIDAAHFVQSAPDNIAATITAHHLLYNRNAMLSGGIHPHYYCLPVLKRETHREALLAAATSGNKKFFLGTDSAPHAQHTKESACGCAGIYTAHTALELYAEVFEQVGALDKLEGFASFYGADFYRLPHNTQSVTLCKQEWQVPATIGFGEHQLVPLRANEMMKWKLVG